CTATATTTGCCACCTTATGGTAGGTTACCAAACAAAAATTTCACCGGAATTTATTCAAAATGCAGCCCGCGTTTTAAAAACATTGGGTCATCCCGATCGCATCAAAATTGTGGAATTTTTGGAAGATGGAGAAAAAACGGTAGGACAAATTCACAGGGATTTGGACATGCAACAACCCATTGTGAGTCAACATTTAAAAGTAATGTATGATAGAAATATTGTTACTTTTCGTC
This region of Candidatus Neomarinimicrobiota bacterium genomic DNA includes:
- a CDS encoding helix-turn-helix transcriptional regulator translates to MVGYQTKISPEFIQNAARVLKTLGHPDRIKIVEFLEDGEKTVGQIHRDLDMQQPIVSQHLKVMYDRNIVTFRQEGTRYFYSLANNFISKILNCMSEVQAKLDSGEWDFEFSIP